A genomic segment from Bryobacteraceae bacterium encodes:
- a CDS encoding RNA polymerase sigma factor, with translation MQPSLELTVDTELMLRLKDGDTETVKLLLDKHWDRLVLFIQRMVHNRAVAEELAQEAFLRVYLSRERYEPTAKFTTWLYRIASNRALNWIRDTRNETNQESLDAIPNSGIRRQFRDPGVALDEEYEKVEHRAILREQVRSALESLPARQRRAVIMHRWEEMEYARIAQELGCTVPTVKSLLWRAYTTLRVRLQHTQTAN, from the coding sequence GTGCAACCTAGCTTGGAATTGACGGTCGATACCGAATTGATGCTTCGGCTGAAGGACGGAGACACCGAAACCGTCAAACTGCTTCTCGACAAGCACTGGGACCGCCTGGTGCTATTCATCCAGCGGATGGTGCACAACCGGGCCGTGGCCGAGGAGTTGGCCCAGGAGGCGTTTCTCCGCGTCTACCTCTCGCGCGAGCGTTACGAGCCCACGGCGAAGTTCACCACGTGGCTCTATCGCATCGCGAGCAACCGCGCGCTGAACTGGATCCGCGATACGCGGAACGAAACCAACCAGGAGTCGCTCGACGCCATCCCGAACTCGGGCATCCGCCGCCAGTTCCGGGATCCGGGCGTCGCCCTCGACGAAGAGTACGAGAAGGTCGAACATCGCGCCATTCTCCGCGAGCAGGTGCGTTCCGCTCTTGAAAGCCTTCCCGCGCGGCAGCGCCGGGCGGTGATCATGCATCGTTGGGAGGAGATGGAGTATGCGCGCATCGCCCAGGAACTGGGTTGCACGGTACCCACGGTGAAATCCCTGCTGTGGCGCGCCTACACGACGCTGCGCGTCCGCCTGCAGCACACCCAGACAGCCAACTGA
- a CDS encoding alpha/beta fold hydrolase → MFLIPALLLITSTTQNQAELNRRLDRVTAETPSRLAAVETARFLVQSGEKKKRKSGGGEWKEAVALIEALEAGGDPLQGRTGDMHQAYRSTLDGTIQPYRLYAPTSLEAERTYPLLVVLHGHHGDENSYFDLYRDRATGDRMLLRLAEERGYFVVAPRGRGPGTRYTGDAEQDVLDVIDRVTALYPIDESQIYLSGHSSGGVGTWKIGFRFAQRFAALAAVGSAFRYQPAELSRLPLTENNDKPLLYVQGRQDRLATNRYAANLVDFLGPRLQNFVYKEFPDGHNSLGATSLPTVFDFFDSVRRGDPLMESDTVSPQPVLVAARNKSRVSYRSTRKVRSSKRTRASAKHRTSKRTMSRKSVTAYKKQGTKRLPRPKVRARHNPRRSAKSK, encoded by the coding sequence ATGTTCCTGATTCCGGCACTCTTGTTGATTACTTCAACAACCCAGAATCAGGCGGAACTCAACCGCCGGTTGGACCGGGTCACGGCGGAAACGCCATCGCGGCTGGCCGCCGTGGAGACTGCCCGGTTCCTCGTGCAATCCGGGGAGAAGAAGAAGCGCAAGTCGGGCGGCGGCGAATGGAAGGAAGCGGTCGCCTTGATCGAAGCCCTTGAGGCCGGCGGCGACCCGCTCCAGGGCCGCACGGGCGACATGCACCAGGCCTACCGTTCCACCTTGGACGGCACGATTCAGCCGTATCGCCTCTACGCCCCCACCAGCCTCGAAGCCGAAAGGACCTATCCGCTGCTCGTGGTCCTCCACGGGCACCACGGCGACGAGAACAGCTATTTCGACCTGTACCGCGATCGGGCAACGGGTGACCGCATGTTGCTCCGGCTGGCCGAAGAGCGCGGCTATTTCGTGGTGGCGCCGCGCGGGCGGGGGCCTGGCACTCGCTACACCGGCGATGCCGAGCAGGACGTGCTCGACGTGATCGACCGTGTGACGGCGCTTTACCCCATCGACGAGTCGCAGATCTACCTTTCCGGTCATTCCTCGGGAGGCGTGGGGACGTGGAAGATCGGCTTCCGGTTCGCGCAGCGCTTCGCCGCGCTGGCGGCCGTGGGGTCCGCCTTCCGCTATCAACCGGCCGAGTTGTCGCGCCTGCCGCTCACCGAAAACAACGACAAGCCGCTGCTTTACGTCCAGGGCCGGCAGGACCGGCTGGCCACCAATCGCTACGCCGCCAACCTCGTCGATTTCCTGGGGCCACGCCTCCAGAACTTCGTTTACAAGGAGTTCCCCGACGGGCACAATTCCCTCGGCGCCACATCGCTGCCCACCGTGTTCGATTTCTTCGACTCTGTCCGCCGCGGCGATCCGCTGATGGAAAGCGACACGGTGAGCCCGCAGCCGGTGCTCGTGGCGGCGAGGAACAAAAGCCGCGTTTCCTATCGGTCCACGCGCAAGGTGCGGAGTTCGAAGCGCACCCGCGCCAGCGCCAAACACCGTACCTCCAAACGGACTATGTCGCGCAAGTCGGTCACGGCGTACAAAAAGCAGGGGACGAAGCGCCTGCCGCGGCCCAAGGTTCGGGCGCGGCACAACCCGAGACGATCCGCGAAGAGCAAGTAG